The following are encoded in a window of Wolbachia endosymbiont (group B) of Hofmannophila pseudospretella genomic DNA:
- a CDS encoding ankyrin repeat domain-containing protein — protein MGESNGIVKSIINLLKPKSKPEPSDFEYESIIEHLSSKEHLLNELMNDMWYSGDLPSVRNYNEPSSLIDSKLALREQVCIWSALEYDLTPNQKKLNEELFKTLECLTSYYSSFDNTESLKKFLHDNKNNKDLKVILNLKRGTSESTVLHAIAGAKIDEVCPLGNRAIDLLLDAGSDPNIKNNAGKTPLHLAVAIGYGYSIDSLLSKGANPSIVDRKGRTPQQIAVNNHRYDIEVFFLTDKQKELMRELYNLDRFDLDYTKNLKKFLSKHEGDLDLKVVLNIRNARGESELFSHLDGCWDNEDGMKEAKKILLKMGALDYRVNIDYPSKKKEQISTLLVKLTLQQKEELHKSFFDKVFYAQNMVELEKIVNDAIKSGVRLNYSLSQDFFSGNEYTFTDYVMKKISELEKNPKVASSIICQLVSKGAVFGNTVDANTLTSEFKEHKTNLKKAYRDYISNSHKFIEIAKSATNSELKDARVDNSVFYLEYSKDSKIDIIKITDGVRDLGLTDGDVKCGRNIVKIGKSEVEIKIEDGIRNYTDLTEGSSIVLTFYTSLGELEVRLYPDEKNENWIKVEVSEEGLLLLDEIEDCNEGIENYEKIGQNCLLGGLSVIEAIDRGVFARSGGLIRPEVISESNNKWTEREELRRTSDPRREVSR, from the coding sequence ATGGGTGAATCTAACGGAATAGTAAAATCTATCATCAATCTACTAAAACCAAAATCCAAACCAGAACCATCTGATTTTGAATATGAATCCATTATAGAACATTTATCATCTAAAGAGCATTTATTAAATGAACTGATGAATGATATGTGGTACTCAGGAGATTTACCATCAGTTAGAAACTATAATGAACCATCATCTTTAATAGATAGCAAACTTGCACTAAGAGAACAGGTTTGTATTTGGTCTGCTCTTGAGTATGATCTCACTCCAAATCAAAAGAAATTAAATGAAGAGTTATTCAAAACCCTAGAATGTTTAACTTCTTACTATAGCTCATTTGATAATACTGAATCTCTTAAGAAGTTTTTACATGATAATAAAAATAATAAAGATTTAAAAGTAATTCTTAATCTCAAAAGAGGAACATCTGAGTCAACAGTACTACATGCGATTGCAGGAGCAAAGATTGATGAGGTCTGTCCCCTAGGAAATCGTGCTATAGATCTACTTTTAGATGCAGGTTCAGATCCTAATATAAAGAATAATGCAGGAAAGACACCATTACACCTTGCTGTTGCTATAGGGTATGGATATAGCATAGACTCTCTTCTCTCTAAAGGTGCTAACCCTAGTATAGTAGATAGAAAAGGAAGAACTCCGCAACAAATAGCAGTTAATAATCATCGCTACGACATTGAAGTGTTCTTTTTAACTGATAAACAGAAAGAGTTGATGAGAGAATTGTATAACTTAGATAGATTTGATTTAGACTACACTAAAAATTTAAAGAAGTTTTTAAGTAAGCATGAAGGAGACTTAGATTTAAAAGTGGTACTGAACATTCGTAACGCAAGAGGTGAATCAGAATTGTTTTCACATCTTGATGGTTGTTGGGACAATGAAGATGGTATGAAAGAAGCAAAAAAGATCTTGCTAAAGATGGGAGCATTAGATTATCGTGTAAATATTGATTATCCTAGCAAAAAGAAAGAACAGATCAGCACTCTACTTGTTAAATTAACTTTACAGCAGAAGGAAGAGCTGCATAAGTCTTTTTTTGATAAGGTATTTTATGCTCAAAACATGGTTGAACTTGAAAAGATTGTAAACGATGCTATAAAGTCTGGTGTACGATTAAACTATTCTCTTTCACAAGATTTCTTTTCAGGTAATGAGTACACTTTTACCGATTATGTGATGAAAAAAATCAGTGAGTTGGAAAAAAATCCTAAAGTTGCTAGTAGTATAATATGTCAATTAGTATCAAAAGGGGCAGTGTTTGGTAATACAGTTGATGCTAACACACTGACATCAGAATTTAAAGAGCATAAAACTAACCTAAAAAAAGCTTATAGAGATTATATTAGCAATTCTCATAAATTTATTGAAATCGCAAAAAGTGCAACCAATAGCGAGCTAAAAGATGCAAGAGTAGACAACTCCGTTTTTTACTTAGAATATTCTAAAGATAGTAAAATAGACATTATAAAGATAACAGATGGGGTAAGGGATTTAGGTCTAACCGATGGAGATGTAAAGTGTGGAAGAAATATAGTAAAAATCGGTAAAAGTGAAGTAGAAATTAAAATTGAAGATGGCATAAGGAATTACACAGATCTTACAGAAGGTAGCAGTATAGTATTAACTTTCTATACTAGTTTAGGAGAATTAGAAGTTAGGTTATATCCTGATGAGAAAAATGAAAATTGGATAAAAGTAGAGGTGAGTGAAGAAGGCCTACTTCTACTCGATGAAATAGAAGATTGCAATGAAGGAATAGAAAATTATGAAAAAATAGGGCAAAATTGCTTATTGGGAGGTTTATCAGTTATTGAAGCCATAGACCGAGGTGTTTTTGCTAGATCTGGTGGATTAATTCGTCCTGAAGTAATAAGCGAGTCTAACAACAAATGGACAGAACGTGAAGAGTTAAGAAGGACTTCTGATCCTAGGAGAGAAGTTTCTAGGTAG
- a CDS encoding DUF2924 domain-containing protein — translation MEEEIEKKVMNLEKKPLGELRKIWKKVYGEEAPRYSKKYLIPRLAYRMQEEAYGKMSRKGAKRLEYLADRLEKGKRISSDKLPVAGTELILERGEEMHAVMVTDKGLIYREEFFTSLSAVAGKIMGMSYNGPLLFGMRDKEKEC, via the coding sequence ATGGAGGAAGAAATAGAAAAGAAAGTAATGAATTTAGAGAAAAAACCTTTGGGTGAACTGAGAAAAATATGGAAGAAGGTATATGGGGAAGAGGCGCCTAGATACTCAAAGAAATATCTGATACCGAGATTAGCTTATAGAATGCAGGAGGAAGCGTATGGAAAAATGTCAAGAAAAGGAGCAAAAAGACTAGAGTATCTAGCAGATCGACTAGAGAAGGGAAAAAGAATAAGTAGTGACAAACTTCCAGTAGCAGGAACAGAGCTAATATTAGAGAGAGGAGAAGAGATGCATGCGGTAATGGTAACAGATAAGGGTTTAATCTACAGAGAAGAATTTTTTACGTCATTGTCAGCAGTAGCCGGAAAAATAATGGGAATGAGTTACAATGGGCCGCTTCTATTTGGAATGAGAGATAAGGAGAAAGAATGCTGA
- a CDS encoding ankyrin repeat domain-containing protein yields the protein MLKLGKFNKSAKELLENSFKSIYARDEKERTALHYAVEAKTVKLLVEKGANVNAADARGYTALHLAVTEKRLEIVRELIKSGADVNAEEYGNKCIPLHLACMVGEKEIVEELVKAGGEIEQADKFGMTAMDYAKNSKKITEVLKKETDRIEKLFMKG from the coding sequence ATGTTAAAGCTTGGCAAATTTAATAAGTCAGCAAAAGAATTATTAGAGAACTCATTTAAAAGTATTTATGCAAGAGACGAAAAGGAAAGAACAGCTCTGCATTATGCAGTAGAAGCAAAAACAGTGAAGTTATTAGTCGAAAAAGGAGCGAATGTGAATGCAGCAGATGCAAGAGGATATACAGCACTGCACCTAGCGGTAACGGAGAAACGTCTAGAAATCGTGAGGGAATTGATAAAATCAGGAGCAGATGTAAATGCTGAGGAATATGGAAATAAATGCATACCTCTACACCTTGCGTGCATGGTAGGTGAAAAAGAAATAGTGGAGGAGCTAGTGAAAGCTGGAGGAGAAATAGAGCAAGCGGATAAATTTGGAATGACAGCGATGGATTATGCGAAAAATAGCAAAAAGATAACCGAGGTATTAAAGAAAGAAACAGACAGAATTGAAAAGTTATTTATGAAAGGCTAA
- a CDS encoding ankyrin repeat domain-containing protein has product MSFSKSKFFKEVSSNGFKNINKRNEEGETILHQAVEISDYKTVRLLIKKGAEVNARDKNGYTPLHCAVFAKSLENVKVLLRSGAEVNATQYVTGCTPLHSACKIGGVEIIKELVKAGAEVNQLNKYGATPMYYIWESEKYRLCDSKESEKASKFLREKGGVTKSRELTCYGIERLVGEIADMLNGSYLPELKIIEIEEIRKRDKSLIKKECQNLASKIMNQVNEMIDEVAKRNA; this is encoded by the coding sequence ATGAGTTTTAGCAAGAGTAAGTTTTTTAAAGAAGTATCAAGTAACGGGTTTAAAAACATTAATAAAAGAAATGAAGAAGGAGAGACGATCTTGCATCAAGCAGTAGAAATCTCTGATTACAAAACAGTGAGATTATTAATAAAAAAAGGGGCAGAGGTTAATGCAAGAGATAAAAATGGTTATACGCCACTACACTGTGCAGTATTTGCGAAAAGCTTAGAAAATGTAAAAGTGCTGCTAAGGTCGGGAGCAGAAGTAAATGCCACTCAATATGTCACTGGATGTACGCCACTCCACTCTGCATGCAAAATAGGAGGAGTTGAAATAATAAAAGAGCTAGTAAAAGCAGGAGCTGAGGTTAATCAACTGAATAAATATGGTGCAACGCCAATGTATTACATCTGGGAAAGTGAAAAGTATCGTCTATGTGATAGCAAAGAGAGTGAAAAGGCAAGTAAATTTTTAAGAGAAAAAGGTGGAGTAACAAAAAGTAGAGAACTGACCTGCTATGGAATAGAGAGGCTAGTGGGAGAAATAGCAGACATGTTGAATGGGAGTTATTTACCAGAGTTAAAAATAATAGAGATAGAAGAAATAAGGAAGAGAGACAAATCGCTAATAAAGAAAGAATGTCAAAATTTAGCAAGCAAAATAATGAACCAAGTGAACGAAATGATAGATGAGGTAGCGAAAAGGAATGCTTAA
- a CDS encoding IS630 family transposase (programmed frameshift) — MALRSKLLDEKVVNLAKEMLKKVRNNAYVSKKLQAVIAGKESSISAVARICKISRTALTEWIKHLKFGRVERLFSPSQRRRKSKLNKNQREQIEIWVERNPNITIKEVQIKISEEFGLNISKSTVHREIQRMKFSYITPRPIHHKQDKNKQEEFKKYFNKIVNSHPEKEVFFDESRFGTHSKIGHGWFKKGVRTQVKMKIGRQNFYIYSAVNPRSGKKISLLAPYVNTDCMNIFLEQMSKDLGTKEAFLVMDCASWHRSKSLKIQENITIIYLPPYSPELNPVERLWQYIKYNTLRNSIYDTIGLLEDVLCNFIVNISSTTIKRVCNVSYLFGQ; from the exons ATGGCATTAAGGTCAAAACTATTAGACGAAAAAGTTGTAAATTTGGCGAAAGAAATGTTAAAAAAGGTCAGAAATAACGCATATGTTTCAAAAAAGTTACAAGCGGTGATAGCAGGAAAAGAAAGTAGTATAAGCGCTGTGGCAAGAATATGTAAAATTTCAAGGACTGCTTTGACTGAATGGATAAAGCATCTAAAATTTGGTAGAGTAGAAAGATTATTTTCCCCGTCTCAGCGGCGAAGAAAAAGCAAATTAAACAAAAATCAACGTGAGCAAATTGAAATATGGGTAGAAAGAAATCCAAATATTACTATTAAGGAAGTGCAAATAAAAATCTCAGAGGAATTTGGCCTAAACATTAGCAAATCAACAGTGCACCGTGAGATACAAAGGATGAAGTTTTCTTACATAACACCGAGGCCAATTCACCATAAACAAGATAAAAACAAGCAAGAAGAGTTTAAAAAATACTTCAATAAAATAGTCAATTCCCACCCTGAAAAGGAGGTA TTTTTTGATGAATCACGATTTGGAACTCATTCAAAAATCGGACACGGATGGTTTAAAAAAGGGGTCAGAACACAGGTTAAAATGAAAATTGGTAGACAAAATTTCTATATCTACAGTGCGGTAAATCCAAGAAGTGGTAAGAAAATTAGCCTACTTGCTCCATATGTAAACACTGATTGTATGAATATATTTCTGGAGCAGATGTCGAAAGATTTAGGCACGAAAGAAGCCTTTCTTGTAATGGATTGTGCAAGTTGGCATAGATCAAAAAGTTTGAAAATTCAGGAAAACATTACCATCATATACTTGCCTCCTTATTCACCGGAACTGAATCCTGTTGAAAGGTTGTGGCAATATATCAAATACAATACTTTACGCAATAGTATCTACGATACCATAGGTTTACTTGAAGATGTTTTGTGTAATTTTATTGTCAATATTTCCAGTACTACTATTAAACGAGTTTGTAATGTTTCTTATTTGTTCGGTCAGTAA
- a CDS encoding GPW/gp25 family protein encodes MKGMSKETGKELEGLEHLKQSIIDILTTPVNSRIMRRDYGSRLFELVDKPINRDLTLEIYAATAEALEKWEKRFKLEKVKIAEAKEGKMTLVLEGMYLSEGKFIGISGIVV; translated from the coding sequence ATGAAGGGAATGAGCAAAGAAACAGGTAAAGAACTAGAGGGTTTAGAACACTTAAAGCAATCAATAATTGATATACTGACCACTCCTGTTAACAGTAGGATCATGAGAAGGGATTATGGGTCGAGATTATTTGAGTTAGTGGATAAGCCAATAAATAGAGATTTAACTTTGGAAATCTATGCAGCAACAGCAGAAGCACTGGAAAAATGGGAAAAGAGATTTAAGTTAGAAAAAGTAAAGATTGCTGAAGCTAAAGAAGGAAAAATGACTCTTGTGCTTGAAGGTATGTATCTTTCAGAAGGCAAATTCATAGGTATTAGTGGAATAGTTGTTTAG
- a CDS encoding PAAR domain-containing protein: MNKGIVRLGDYCGEAIPHFCISGSNNVFVNGKSICRQGDSFSEGKVMIQGSKTVFANGLGIGRVEDIVSCGFKVIRGSSDVFTEPV; this comes from the coding sequence TTGAACAAAGGAATAGTGAGGTTAGGAGACTACTGTGGAGAAGCTATACCACATTTCTGCATTAGCGGAAGTAATAATGTTTTTGTAAACGGTAAGTCAATATGTAGACAAGGAGACAGTTTTAGTGAAGGAAAAGTAATGATTCAAGGATCAAAAACAGTGTTTGCAAATGGTCTTGGTATAGGAAGAGTAGAAGATATAGTTTCATGTGGGTTTAAAGTAATTAGAGGGAGTTCTGATGTTTTTACAGAGCCAGTATGA
- a CDS encoding phage baseplate assembly protein V: MLENNFAIAELQRKVANMIRIGVVKEIDYEKAKVRVKIGEFLTDWLPWITSKAGEDRDWSPPDIDEQVVVFSPLGELSLGVVLAGIYQEKYHAPENKKEINSVKFQDGTKFTYDKEKHHLEIEVVDKITLKAGGSSIEMTKSGIKLKAERIDLN, encoded by the coding sequence ATGTTGGAAAATAATTTTGCCATTGCAGAGTTACAGAGAAAAGTAGCGAATATGATTCGTATAGGAGTTGTAAAAGAAATAGATTATGAAAAAGCAAAAGTAAGAGTGAAAATAGGAGAATTTTTAACAGATTGGTTGCCATGGATAACAAGCAAAGCAGGAGAAGATAGAGATTGGTCTCCGCCAGATATCGATGAACAAGTTGTGGTATTTTCTCCTCTTGGTGAACTATCATTAGGGGTGGTGTTAGCAGGAATATATCAGGAAAAATACCATGCACCAGAGAATAAAAAAGAAATAAATAGTGTAAAATTTCAAGATGGGACGAAGTTTACATATGATAAGGAAAAACATCATTTAGAGATTGAAGTAGTGGACAAAATAACACTGAAGGCTGGGGGATCAAGTATAGAAATGACAAAAAGTGGAATAAAACTGAAAGCAGAAAGGATCGACTTAAATTGA
- a CDS encoding phage tail protein gives MSVHIEVEVIESVNAKRKKIELAIVRALNRTALWLKLKTAKEISEEKKSLIRKRLRIFKAKTSRLEVLIRANLYDIRASTIGKIQKTRRGSKVGKHEFIGGFAAVMPKGNSGMFKREGRAALPIKEIKLPLEPEASRIIGNFVNYESEREFEKYFKHELNYILKV, from the coding sequence ATGTCTGTGCATATAGAAGTTGAGGTAATAGAAAGTGTAAATGCTAAAAGAAAAAAAATAGAATTAGCAATAGTAAGAGCGTTAAACAGAACAGCACTATGGCTAAAATTGAAGACAGCAAAAGAAATTAGTGAGGAAAAGAAAAGTTTGATAAGAAAGAGATTAAGAATTTTTAAGGCGAAAACTAGCAGATTAGAAGTGTTAATTAGAGCAAATCTCTATGACATTAGAGCATCGACAATTGGTAAAATACAAAAAACAAGAAGAGGATCGAAAGTAGGAAAGCATGAGTTTATAGGAGGATTTGCAGCAGTTATGCCAAAAGGAAATAGCGGTATGTTTAAACGTGAAGGAAGAGCAGCATTGCCAATAAAGGAAATTAAGTTGCCACTAGAACCAGAGGCTTCAAGGATAATAGGGAATTTTGTTAATTATGAGAGTGAGAGAGAGTTTGAGAAATACTTTAAGCATGAGCTAAACTATATTTTAAAGGTATGA
- a CDS encoding major capsid protein, which translates to MQNPFTNTAFSMTALTNAINILPINYGRIENLNLFPSRSVRFRHITIEEHNGVLSLLPTQIPGAPATVGKRGKRKVRTFTIPHIPHDDVVLPEEVQGIRAFGSESELKALADVITDHLQLMRNKHAITLEHLRMGALKGIILDADGSELLNLYNEFEITPKVVNFALGTATTDVKRKCLEVLRHIEDNLSGEYMTGIHALVSPEFFDALTSHSKVKEAYERWQEGAALRNDMRSGFTFCGITFEEYRGQATDPEGNVRRFIERESGNCFPVGTASTFTTYFAPADFNETVNTLGQPLYAKQEPRRFDRGTDLHTQSNPLPMCHRPGTLVKVVAA; encoded by the coding sequence ATGCAAAATCCATTTACAAACACAGCATTTAGCATGACGGCACTAACAAATGCGATAAATATATTGCCGATAAATTATGGACGAATTGAAAATTTAAATTTGTTTCCAAGTAGATCAGTAAGATTTAGACATATTACCATAGAAGAACACAACGGAGTATTAAGTTTATTACCAACACAAATACCAGGAGCACCAGCAACAGTAGGAAAAAGAGGAAAAAGAAAAGTAAGAACATTTACGATTCCACATATTCCTCACGATGATGTAGTGTTACCAGAGGAAGTACAGGGAATAAGAGCATTTGGGTCGGAAAGTGAACTGAAAGCGCTGGCAGATGTAATAACTGACCATTTGCAGCTAATGAGAAATAAACATGCAATAACGTTGGAGCATTTGCGTATGGGAGCGCTGAAGGGAATAATTTTAGATGCTGATGGGTCGGAATTATTAAATCTGTACAACGAATTTGAAATAACACCAAAAGTAGTAAATTTTGCCCTTGGAACAGCAACAACTGATGTAAAGCGTAAGTGCTTGGAGGTATTGCGACATATTGAGGATAACTTAAGTGGTGAATATATGACGGGAATTCATGCACTGGTAAGCCCTGAGTTTTTTGATGCACTAACTTCGCATAGTAAAGTGAAAGAGGCATATGAAAGATGGCAAGAAGGAGCAGCACTTCGAAATGATATGAGGTCAGGATTTACGTTCTGTGGAATAACATTTGAGGAATATAGAGGGCAGGCAACTGATCCTGAGGGAAATGTGAGAAGGTTTATAGAAAGGGAAAGTGGAAACTGTTTTCCAGTAGGAACAGCGAGCACATTTACAACATATTTTGCACCAGCAGACTTTAATGAGACAGTGAATACTCTCGGACAGCCACTATATGCAAAACAAGAGCCAAGGAGATTTGATAGAGGAACTGATTTACATACGCAGTCGAATCCATTGCCAATGTGCCACAGACCAGGAACATTAGTAAAAGTCGTTGCAGCATAA
- a CDS encoding head decoration protein, translated as MSCISEQNNLGDLLKYEVSSLYSRDQITVAKGQNLKLGTVVALDKDNMIKIINPTATDGTQTAIGAIVSDVNATENAKAVIITRGAILADHAVVWPANITEEQKNAAIKQLEGRGIIIRKAV; from the coding sequence ATGAGTTGTATAAGCGAACAAAATAATCTTGGTGACCTATTAAAGTATGAGGTGTCAAGTCTATATTCAAGAGATCAGATAACAGTAGCAAAGGGACAAAATCTTAAACTTGGTACAGTAGTGGCTCTCGATAAAGATAACATGATTAAGATAATAAATCCAACTGCCACAGATGGTACACAAACAGCAATAGGTGCAATAGTAAGTGATGTAAATGCGACAGAAAATGCCAAAGCAGTAATTATTACTCGTGGTGCAATACTAGCAGATCATGCAGTGGTGTGGCCAGCAAATATCACTGAAGAGCAAAAAAATGCAGCAATAAAGCAACTTGAAGGACGAGGGATCATTATCCGTAAAGCAGTCTAA
- a CDS encoding phage portal protein — translation MLLKSFKQLFSKPKIKSSAWDAAGSGRRFFHFQPELGSINNLLSQSLETLRSRSRDMVRKNPYAANIIDTIVSNSIGTGIKPQSKAKNAEFRKKVQELWLKWTDEADSCGISDFYGLQALVCRSMIEGGECFVRLRHRKLEDGFSVPLQLQVLESEHLDNKSNQTLANGNVIRNGIEFNRLGQREAYYLFREHPGESTFGESVRVPANDVLHIYRPLRPGQIRGEPWLSNILLKLYELDQYDDAELVRKKTAAMFAGFITRLDPEANIMGEGEASEQGVALSGLEPGTMQLLDPGEDIKFSEPSDVGGSYEAFMRQQLRAIAIGTGITYEQLTGDLTGVNYSSIRAGLIEFRRRCAMLQHNIMVFQFCRPVWNRWLELALVSGKLSIAKDLTSESLKEVKWIPQGFDWVDPLKDQQAQQMAVRNGFKSRSEVVSEMGYDVEEIDQEIAEDQKRANSLNLIFDSDVGGNNVSK, via the coding sequence ATGCTATTAAAATCGTTCAAACAACTATTTAGTAAGCCAAAAATCAAAAGCTCAGCGTGGGATGCAGCAGGCTCAGGAAGAAGATTTTTTCACTTTCAACCAGAGTTAGGAAGTATAAACAATTTGCTGTCTCAAAGCCTTGAAACTTTACGTAGTAGATCACGTGATATGGTGAGAAAAAATCCATATGCAGCAAATATTATTGATACAATAGTAAGTAACTCTATTGGAACAGGAATAAAACCACAATCAAAAGCAAAGAATGCAGAATTTCGAAAGAAAGTGCAAGAATTATGGCTAAAATGGACAGATGAAGCAGATAGCTGTGGAATAAGTGATTTTTATGGATTACAAGCTCTGGTATGTAGGAGCATGATAGAAGGTGGAGAGTGTTTTGTACGCCTCCGACATCGTAAACTCGAAGATGGATTTTCTGTACCATTGCAACTTCAAGTATTGGAATCAGAGCATTTGGACAATAAGAGCAATCAAACACTAGCCAATGGTAATGTAATAAGAAACGGGATTGAGTTCAATAGACTTGGGCAAAGAGAAGCATATTACTTATTTAGAGAACACCCTGGTGAAAGTACGTTTGGAGAATCAGTGAGAGTACCAGCAAACGATGTTTTACATATATATAGACCACTAAGACCTGGGCAAATTAGAGGAGAGCCATGGCTTTCTAATATACTGCTGAAGCTTTATGAGCTTGATCAATATGATGATGCAGAGCTGGTGAGAAAGAAAACTGCAGCAATGTTTGCTGGATTTATTACAAGACTCGATCCAGAAGCAAATATCATGGGAGAAGGTGAAGCAAGTGAGCAAGGAGTAGCATTATCTGGCCTAGAACCTGGAACAATGCAGCTTTTAGACCCAGGAGAAGATATAAAATTTTCAGAGCCGTCTGATGTTGGAGGAAGTTATGAAGCATTCATGAGACAGCAACTGAGGGCAATAGCGATTGGTACAGGGATAACATATGAGCAGTTAACAGGAGATTTAACAGGCGTTAATTATTCATCAATCAGAGCTGGATTAATAGAGTTTCGTCGTAGATGTGCTATGCTGCAACACAACATTATGGTATTTCAATTTTGCAGACCAGTATGGAATAGATGGCTAGAATTAGCGTTAGTATCTGGAAAACTTTCTATAGCTAAAGATTTAACAAGTGAGTCATTGAAAGAAGTAAAATGGATACCACAAGGGTTTGATTGGGTTGATCCTTTAAAAGACCAGCAAGCACAACAAATGGCAGTAAGAAATGGCTTTAAAAGTCGATCAGAAGTAGTATCAGAAATGGGTTACGACGTAGAAGAAATTGATCAAGAAATAGCAGAAGATCAAAAGCGAGCAAATAGTCTCAATTTAATATTTGATTCTGATGTTGGGGGAAACAATGTTTCTAAGTAG
- a CDS encoding type II toxin-antitoxin system RelE family toxin translates to MRYDIIYSKKVLEEDFLALPPTIRSRVRRAVDSRLATNPKAIGKALPHEFKGYFRIRVSDYRVIYRINYSKHTVTITAMGHRKDIYERSPE, encoded by the coding sequence CTGAGATACGATATTATCTATTCAAAAAAAGTTCTTGAGGAAGACTTTCTTGCATTACCACCAACGATAAGATCTAGAGTGAGAAGAGCTGTAGATAGTCGTCTTGCAACCAACCCTAAAGCAATAGGTAAAGCATTACCGCATGAATTCAAAGGGTATTTTAGGATACGAGTAAGTGATTATCGTGTAATTTATAGGATAAATTACTCAAAACACACAGTAACTATTACTGCAATGGGACATCGGAAGGACATTTATGAACGCAGCCCAGAATAA
- a CDS encoding gpW family head-tail joining protein, producing the protein MYNQEYLSQVEEAIKKLQNGERVVSIAYGDHVVRYAEVQINDLLNLRQRIKAELKVAGVRPKRRIVIATSKGIDKIV; encoded by the coding sequence ATGTACAATCAGGAATATTTAAGTCAAGTCGAAGAAGCGATAAAAAAACTGCAAAACGGAGAGCGAGTAGTATCAATTGCATATGGTGACCATGTGGTGAGATATGCTGAAGTTCAGATAAATGACCTGCTGAATCTACGGCAACGTATTAAGGCTGAACTGAAAGTTGCAGGTGTGAGACCGAAGAGAAGAATTGTGATTGCGACAAGTAAGGGAATTGACAAAATTGTGTAA
- a CDS encoding terminase gpA endonuclease subunit, whose translation MFCVILLSIFPVLLLNEFVMFLICSVSNGFWYEYFKQLTAEQLVSKVVKGYTKQEWQKVRERNEVLDCRIYARAASIALGIDRWPESKWNSLSGKMESKKPKKVRQSKWLNEK comes from the coding sequence ATGTTTTGTGTAATTTTATTGTCAATATTTCCAGTACTACTATTAAACGAGTTTGTAATGTTTCTTATTTGTTCGGTCAGTAATGGATTTTGGTATGAGTATTTTAAGCAGCTAACGGCAGAGCAATTAGTCAGCAAGGTAGTAAAAGGATACACCAAACAGGAGTGGCAAAAGGTAAGAGAAAGAAATGAAGTATTAGACTGTAGGATTTATGCAAGAGCAGCATCGATAGCACTGGGAATAGACAGATGGCCAGAGAGTAAGTGGAATAGTTTGAGTGGAAAAATGGAAAGTAAAAAGCCTAAAAAAGTGAGACAAAGTAAATGGTTGAATGAGAAGTAA